Proteins from a single region of Bdellovibrionota bacterium:
- the phoU gene encoding phosphate signaling complex protein PhoU, with protein MSKHLGRELEQLKRDLLSIATLVEEAVQKAIRAFNERRADLAKEVISGEEVINQKEVEVEENCLKILALYQPVAEDLRFIAAVMKINNDLERMADYAVSIAERTQHLLTDAPVNVPEELSKMEQLVRQMVRGSLDAFIHRDTQLARTICLNDDQVDACNRVIIKEIRTLVKKDPATIDQALDIFTTTRRLERIGDLATNIAQDVIYMVEGEIVRHRSQNATP; from the coding sequence ATGTCAAAACACCTCGGCCGGGAACTCGAACAATTGAAGAGGGATCTGCTTTCCATTGCAACGCTGGTTGAGGAGGCGGTTCAAAAAGCGATCCGAGCCTTTAATGAACGTCGCGCAGATCTCGCAAAAGAGGTCATCTCCGGTGAAGAAGTGATCAATCAAAAAGAGGTGGAAGTTGAGGAGAACTGTTTAAAGATTCTAGCCCTCTATCAGCCTGTCGCGGAAGACCTTCGTTTTATCGCCGCCGTCATGAAAATCAACAACGATCTCGAACGAATGGCCGATTACGCCGTGAGCATCGCGGAACGGACGCAACATCTATTGACCGACGCTCCGGTCAATGTTCCCGAGGAGCTTTCGAAGATGGAACAACTGGTGAGGCAAATGGTGCGCGGAAGCCTCGACGCCTTCATCCACCGCGACACCCAACTCGCCCGAACGATTTGCCTGAACGACGACCAGGTCGACGCCTGCAATCGCGTGATCATCAAGGAAATCCGGACCCTGGTGAAGAAGGACCCGGCCACGATCGATCAAGCCCTCGACATCTTCACGACCACGCGCCGTTTGGAACGGATCGGCGACCTGGCGACAAATATCGCCCAAGATGTCATCTACATGGTCGAGGGTGAAATCGTTCGCCATCGGTCGCAAAACGCCACTCCCTGA